The Bacillus carboniphilus genome contains a region encoding:
- a CDS encoding GNAT family N-acetyltransferase — MEHVKTYNAQELKTPHGTLIVEGPIGAEKLKKYTFHEGLVAFRQPEKQHAALIEISQLPEGRIIIARLNETIIGYVTYLYPDPLERWSEGKMKDLIELGAIEVANQFRGYSIGKTLLRVSTMDDWIENYIIITTEYYWHWDLKGTGLNVWEYRKIMEKMMVAGGLEWFATDDPEICSHPANCLMARIGKNVNKESIEKFDRLRFMNKFMY, encoded by the coding sequence ATGGAGCATGTGAAAACATATAATGCTCAAGAACTAAAAACACCACATGGAACATTAATTGTTGAAGGCCCCATTGGAGCAGAAAAGTTAAAAAAATATACATTTCATGAAGGACTAGTAGCATTTAGACAACCTGAAAAACAACATGCAGCATTAATCGAGATTTCCCAGCTCCCCGAGGGTCGCATTATTATTGCTAGATTAAATGAAACTATTATAGGTTATGTTACATATCTCTATCCCGACCCACTTGAAAGATGGTCTGAAGGAAAAATGAAGGATTTAATTGAACTTGGTGCAATCGAGGTTGCAAACCAGTTTAGAGGTTATTCGATCGGAAAAACGTTGCTTAGAGTATCCACAATGGATGACTGGATTGAAAATTATATTATTATCACAACAGAATACTACTGGCATTGGGATTTAAAAGGAACAGGATTGAATGTTTGGGAATACCGAAAAATCATGGAGAAAATGATGGTGGCAGGTGGATTAGAATGGTTCGCAACAGATGATCCTGAAATATGCTCTCACCCTGCGAACTGCCTAATGGCTAGAATCGGTAAGAATGTAAATAAAGAGTCTATTGAAAAATTTGATCGTCTCCGTTTTATGAACAAATTTATGTATTAG
- the motP gene encoding flagellar motor protein MotP, with amino-acid sequence MKRKDILTPIGILLGLSMIIVGILSGAGMTGFRSFLDITSFFVVTGGLLAALMVSFPFKELKNAPVILKQAFTIDDLNKYELVNHFIELSEKARRQGLLSLEPDVMEMDDRFLRKGLMLVIDGVDQNTISDILNTDIASMEERHRKGRRVFEKAGEFAPAWGMIGTLIGLVLMLNHLNTPETLGPNMAIALLTTLYGSLLANMLFLPIAAKLEEKTEEEIFMKQIMIEGIIGIQTGQNSRQLFDKLSVFVKENNKKADEEELSEDEDVLYEA; translated from the coding sequence TTGAAGCGCAAAGATATTTTAACGCCGATTGGTATTTTACTAGGATTATCAATGATCATAGTGGGAATATTGTCGGGAGCTGGAATGACTGGCTTCCGTTCTTTTTTAGATATTACTTCATTTTTTGTTGTAACAGGGGGTTTGTTAGCAGCTTTGATGGTTAGTTTCCCTTTCAAGGAATTAAAAAATGCTCCTGTGATACTAAAACAGGCGTTTACAATAGATGATTTAAATAAATATGAGTTGGTTAATCATTTTATCGAATTATCGGAAAAAGCTAGAAGACAAGGATTATTATCTTTGGAACCAGATGTGATGGAAATGGATGATCGGTTTTTGCGAAAAGGGTTAATGCTAGTGATAGATGGAGTAGACCAAAATACAATTTCCGATATTTTGAACACGGATATTGCCTCTATGGAAGAAAGGCACCGAAAGGGTCGAAGGGTTTTTGAAAAGGCTGGTGAATTTGCTCCTGCATGGGGAATGATTGGGACCTTAATTGGCTTAGTGCTGATGTTAAATCACCTTAACACCCCAGAAACGCTTGGTCCTAACATGGCTATCGCTTTACTTACCACTCTTTATGGTTCGTTACTAGCTAATATGCTATTTTTACCTATTGCTGCGAAATTAGAGGAAAAAACAGAAGAAGAGATTTTTATGAAGCAAATTATGATTGAAGGAATCATCGGTATTCAAACAGGACAAAATTCGAGACAATTGTTTGATAAGCTTTCTGTGTTTGTAAAAGAAAACAATAAAAAGGCGGATGAAGAAGAATTATCTGAAGATGAGGATGTTCTTTATGAAGCTTAG
- a CDS encoding acetoin utilization AcuB family protein, with protein MIVEQIMRKEVSTLGPHDTIEKAIEVMGKEDIRHIPIIDKHGILVGIISDRDIRDASPSIFELVNEKQFLSRPIEDIMKWDVITGHPLDFVEEISAIFYEHRIGCLPIVNHEKLVGIVTEADLLYTFIQLTGGLQPGSQIEVKVPNLSGSLAEVSSIIQQKNVNILSVLVYPDFNDQFKILVFRIQTMNPMSVIESLRKSGYEVLWPNLPGISS; from the coding sequence ATGATTGTCGAGCAAATAATGAGAAAAGAAGTCTCTACATTAGGACCTCATGATACCATTGAAAAGGCAATTGAAGTCATGGGTAAAGAAGACATTAGGCATATCCCAATTATTGATAAGCATGGGATATTAGTGGGGATTATTTCGGACCGAGATATTCGAGATGCAAGCCCGTCTATCTTTGAACTCGTAAATGAAAAACAATTTTTATCTCGACCTATTGAAGACATTATGAAATGGGATGTGATTACTGGTCATCCTTTAGACTTTGTCGAAGAAATATCAGCCATTTTCTATGAACATCGCATCGGTTGCTTACCCATTGTGAATCATGAAAAGCTCGTAGGGATCGTTACTGAAGCTGACCTACTTTATACGTTTATTCAATTAACTGGAGGACTCCAACCTGGTTCACAAATTGAAGTCAAGGTTCCAAATTTATCTGGAAGTCTTGCTGAAGTATCAAGTATTATTCAACAAAAAAATGTAAACATTCTTAGTGTTCTCGTTTATCCAGACTTTAATGACCAATTTAAAATATTGGTTTTCCGCATTCAAACAATGAATCCAATGAGTGTGATTGAAAGCTTAAGAAAGAGTGGATATGAAGTTTTATGGCCTAATTTGCCGGGGATATCCTCATGA